One window of Methanomassiliicoccales archaeon genomic DNA carries:
- the heR gene encoding heliorhodopsin HeR encodes MTRESPTYKGLRRFNIAMGFLHFVQAAIILAISSNYALPISSSFLKYNQLTQHLDPVVQVVYNLPIAPMIALFLFISAADHLLLSTPRAFKWYVANLENHINYARWVEYAVSSSVMIVVISMLVGIYDIVSLIAIFAVNACMNLFGMLMEMYNQKREKVNWTPFIFGTLAGIVPWIGITIYLVGSGSTSSNSVPTFVYFIFISLAVFFFSFAFNMILQYRKVGRWKDYLYGEYIYIVLSLVAKTALAWQVFAGTLRPV; translated from the coding sequence ATGACGAGGGAATCACCAACCTACAAGGGACTGAGAAGATTCAACATCGCAATGGGTTTTCTTCATTTTGTCCAGGCTGCCATTATTCTAGCCATCAGCAGCAATTATGCCCTGCCGATCTCTAGTTCATTCCTCAAGTACAACCAGCTGACCCAACATCTCGATCCCGTGGTCCAGGTCGTCTATAATCTGCCGATCGCCCCGATGATAGCACTGTTCCTGTTCATCTCGGCTGCAGATCATCTCCTGCTCTCGACCCCTCGGGCCTTCAAATGGTACGTTGCCAACCTGGAGAATCACATCAACTATGCCAGGTGGGTCGAGTATGCCGTCAGTTCATCGGTCATGATCGTGGTCATATCGATGTTGGTCGGGATCTATGACATCGTCAGCCTGATCGCCATCTTCGCTGTGAATGCCTGCATGAACCTGTTCGGGATGCTCATGGAGATGTACAACCAGAAGAGGGAAAAGGTCAACTGGACGCCCTTCATTTTCGGAACCTTGGCCGGTATCGTCCCCTGGATAGGCATCACGATCTACCTCGTTGGATCAGGGTCGACAAGTTCGAACTCGGTCCCCACCTTCGTTTATTTCATCTTCATATCCCTGGCGGTGTTCTTCTTTTCCTTCGCATTCAATATGATCCTGCAGTATCGCAAAGTAGGAAGATGGAAGGACTACCTGTACGGGGAGTACATCTACATAGTGCTCAGTCTGGTGGCGAAGACCGCTCTGGCATGGCAGGTGTTCGCGGGCACGCTCCGGCCAGTGTGA
- a CDS encoding fibronectin type III domain-containing protein has product MIVTMILTGAFFVVSPSPSTAEQAGDYTYSINDGSAVISAYTGAGGAVTIPSSLGGYTVTGIGAYAFNNAAGFSVRSLIIPDSVTSIDIYAFDGCTALTSLTLGSSLLTIGNGAFERCSGLISVTIPNSVTRIGSWAFYSCTSLSTLTLGSGVVNIGDYAFDGCSALVSLTIPNNVVSVGTSAFEGCSALTSVSISNRVQTIGSFAFYDCKALMTVTMGSGVTSVGSSMFYGCDLLTSITFLGLVAPTSVGSYWLPLNSYIIRGHAYATSNFPAPGNTYYGLMMESTIDPVVPEAPNGLSAAPADAGMVLTWSAPSSSGGGSIIDYKMYRGTASAGESYIGHTGSGSALTYTDTGLTNGATYYYQVTAVNAYGEGPGSNEISGKPSVALSAPRDLQITAGDSQASLTWTMPSTIGDYPIDYYIVYQDGVDVRHPTGTTSIITGLNNGQPYIFAVAAHNSVGVGPQTAATPTTPVTSKTVPGAPTGLVATPGNAQVALSWSAPVSNGGATIDYYLVLVDGVAKTAHYSTTTATVSGLTNGHQYSFTVTAHNVIGTSLQSAAVKSTPTAPVTVPTAPRDLTTMPGDGQVSLTWSAPSSNGGAAIDYYLVYVDGVVRTDHYPASSAIITGLTNAKSYSFTVAAHNSVGVSSQSSAIIAKPAATITVPGVPVGPNSVPGDGQIALTWSAPSSNGGANIDYYLVYTDGVVGTDHYTTTSATITGLTNGQTYSFTIVAHNSVGTGAQSAAVKAKPSTSTTVPGVPIGLTAMPGDGQVELSWSAPGSNGGAAIDYYLVYVDGVARTDHYPTSYVTLTDLANGRSYTFAVSAHNIIGDGIRSSAVTSTPSVTLTVPGVPTGLVAVPGDGQVSLSWTIPSGNGGSVIDYYVIYRNGSDVSHVTSTSETVTDLMNGQMYGFTVAAHNAIGMGAQSSSVTAMASATTAVPGAPFGLTATPGDGQIVLSWSSPGSNGGATIDYYVIYINGTQMADHFVDNVEVISGLINGLQYNFTVAAHNSVGIGPQSSVLSAMPSPTITVPGIPGGLNVTLVKDLVSLSWDPPSVNGGDAIDYYVIFQDGVDAYHETATSKMIVGLTNGRLYNFTVAAHNSVGVGQSSTMVNATLHWSPALPDVPSNVTVVPGDGLVTITWSDPDSPGSSPIDYYVVYQDGVEVAHLIGNVTTITGLTNGLTYDFVVAAHNSEGMGENSTAITVTLTSRAEPPGTTMGLTVTPGNSSLMISWTAPQYSGSFEIDYYVVYQDGVDVLHVIDNQTTIGGLNNGQNYTIEVGAHNAAGVSNRSIALTVSPMGPNSTNTETSSPTKQDNSSSNVILNVGAVLLLMAAIFGIVLAVERLKKKA; this is encoded by the coding sequence ATGATAGTGACAATGATCCTGACTGGAGCGTTCTTTGTCGTTTCACCAAGTCCATCAACTGCCGAGCAGGCAGGCGATTACACCTATTCGATCAACGACGGGTCCGCAGTGATATCAGCCTATACCGGAGCAGGAGGGGCTGTCACCATCCCTTCCTCCCTGGGGGGATATACAGTGACGGGCATCGGCGCCTATGCGTTCAACAATGCTGCGGGCTTCTCGGTAAGGTCCTTGATCATCCCCGATAGCGTGACAAGCATCGATATCTACGCCTTCGATGGATGCACTGCGCTCACCTCGTTGACGCTGGGCAGCAGCCTCCTCACCATAGGCAACGGTGCATTCGAGCGTTGTTCTGGTCTGATCTCCGTCACCATTCCCAACAGCGTCACCAGGATCGGAAGCTGGGCGTTCTATTCCTGCACTTCCCTCTCCACCCTGACCCTGGGAAGCGGCGTGGTCAACATTGGCGATTATGCCTTTGACGGGTGTTCCGCCCTGGTCTCGTTGACCATCCCCAACAATGTGGTCAGCGTCGGAACGAGCGCGTTCGAGGGTTGCTCCGCGTTAACCTCCGTGTCCATATCAAACCGGGTACAGACCATCGGCAGTTTTGCGTTCTATGACTGCAAGGCACTTATGACCGTGACGATGGGCAGCGGTGTGACAAGCGTAGGCAGCTCCATGTTCTATGGTTGCGATCTCTTGACCTCGATCACCTTCTTGGGGCTGGTCGCACCGACCTCGGTCGGTTCATACTGGTTGCCCCTCAACTCGTACATAATCAGAGGTCATGCCTATGCCACCTCGAATTTTCCCGCCCCAGGCAACACATACTACGGCCTGATGATGGAGTCTACCATCGATCCAGTGGTCCCAGAAGCTCCGAACGGACTTTCTGCGGCTCCCGCCGATGCTGGGATGGTCCTTACGTGGTCGGCGCCCTCCTCGAGCGGCGGTGGGTCTATCATCGACTACAAGATGTACCGAGGGACCGCATCCGCAGGGGAATCATATATCGGACACACGGGCAGCGGTTCTGCTCTGACCTATACGGACACTGGCCTGACCAACGGCGCTACATATTACTATCAGGTCACTGCCGTGAATGCCTATGGGGAAGGGCCGGGAAGCAATGAGATCTCTGGAAAGCCTTCGGTCGCATTGTCAGCTCCGCGGGACCTTCAAATAACAGCCGGCGACAGCCAGGCATCACTTACCTGGACAATGCCGAGCACAATAGGTGACTATCCGATCGATTACTATATCGTCTATCAGGACGGGGTCGACGTAAGACATCCGACCGGTACCACCTCGATCATCACGGGCCTTAACAATGGACAGCCCTACATCTTTGCAGTAGCCGCCCATAATTCCGTGGGCGTTGGACCCCAAACGGCCGCAACACCGACGACTCCGGTTACCTCAAAGACGGTTCCAGGAGCTCCGACCGGACTGGTTGCGACACCTGGTAATGCCCAGGTGGCACTTTCCTGGTCTGCACCAGTTAGCAATGGAGGTGCGACCATAGACTATTATCTTGTCCTTGTGGACGGAGTTGCCAAAACGGCCCACTATAGCACAACGACCGCGACCGTTTCCGGTCTGACCAATGGTCATCAATACAGTTTCACGGTCACCGCCCACAACGTCATCGGCACCAGCCTCCAGTCAGCTGCGGTGAAATCGACACCAACGGCACCAGTGACGGTTCCAACCGCGCCCAGGGACCTGACCACCATGCCCGGTGATGGGCAGGTGTCACTGACATGGTCTGCTCCATCCAGTAACGGAGGGGCGGCCATCGACTATTATCTCGTCTATGTCGATGGGGTTGTAAGGACCGACCACTATCCTGCGAGTTCCGCGATCATAACTGGGCTGACCAATGCAAAATCCTACAGCTTCACTGTCGCCGCACACAATTCCGTTGGGGTCAGCTCCCAGTCCTCGGCCATCATCGCGAAGCCTGCTGCCACGATCACGGTTCCGGGAGTCCCTGTTGGTCCGAACTCCGTGCCTGGGGATGGGCAGATTGCATTAACATGGTCAGCACCCTCCAGTAACGGTGGGGCCAACATCGATTATTATCTGGTCTATACCGACGGAGTCGTCGGAACAGATCATTATACGACCACATCGGCCACCATCACTGGACTGACCAATGGCCAAACCTACAGTTTCACCATTGTGGCCCATAATTCGGTCGGAACCGGAGCGCAGTCAGCGGCCGTGAAGGCCAAGCCATCCACCTCCACGACCGTTCCAGGAGTCCCGATCGGTCTGACCGCGATGCCGGGAGATGGCCAGGTCGAGCTTTCATGGTCAGCCCCCGGGAGCAACGGGGGAGCGGCCATCGATTATTATCTGGTCTACGTCGACGGGGTTGCGAGAACCGATCATTACCCGACCAGTTATGTGACGTTGACGGACCTTGCCAACGGCAGGTCCTATACCTTCGCCGTCTCAGCCCACAACATCATTGGGGACGGTATACGATCTTCAGCCGTGACCTCCACCCCTTCGGTGACCCTGACCGTTCCAGGCGTGCCTACCGGATTGGTCGCCGTTCCTGGAGATGGCCAGGTATCTTTATCTTGGACGATCCCGAGCGGCAATGGCGGCTCGGTGATCGACTATTATGTCATCTATCGAAATGGCAGTGATGTGTCCCATGTGACATCCACGTCTGAAACGGTCACCGACCTGATGAACGGTCAGATGTATGGGTTCACCGTGGCTGCCCACAATGCAATCGGAATGGGAGCGCAATCATCTTCCGTTACCGCTATGGCTTCCGCCACCACCGCCGTCCCTGGCGCCCCATTCGGCCTGACGGCCACCCCTGGTGATGGCCAGATCGTGCTATCATGGTCATCTCCTGGCAGCAATGGTGGGGCGACGATCGATTATTATGTGATCTACATCAACGGGACCCAGATGGCAGATCATTTTGTGGATAACGTCGAAGTTATTTCCGGATTGATCAACGGGCTGCAATACAACTTCACAGTGGCTGCCCATAACTCGGTCGGGATCGGTCCACAATCATCCGTCCTGTCGGCGATGCCTTCGCCTACAATAACGGTTCCTGGGATCCCAGGTGGTCTCAACGTCACTTTGGTCAAGGACCTGGTTTCATTGTCGTGGGATCCTCCCAGCGTCAACGGAGGGGACGCGATCGATTATTATGTGATCTTCCAGGATGGCGTGGATGCCTATCATGAAACAGCCACCTCAAAGATGATCGTAGGTCTGACCAACGGACGGCTCTATAACTTCACAGTGGCAGCCCACAACTCGGTCGGAGTGGGGCAGAGTTCCACAATGGTCAACGCCACCCTGCACTGGAGCCCGGCGCTGCCAGATGTACCTTCCAATGTGACAGTTGTGCCAGGCGATGGATTGGTTACGATTACCTGGAGCGATCCCGATAGCCCTGGCAGTTCTCCGATAGATTACTATGTCGTCTATCAGGACGGTGTCGAGGTAGCGCACCTCATTGGTAATGTGACCACCATCACCGGTTTGACAAACGGCCTAACCTATGATTTTGTGGTTGCTGCCCATAATTCAGAGGGCATGGGGGAGAACTCGACCGCCATCACAGTCACGCTTACATCAAGAGCGGAACCACCAGGAACCACCATGGGCCTGACGGTCACGCCCGGTAACTCGTCGCTGATGATCAGCTGGACCGCCCCCCAGTATTC
- a CDS encoding aldo/keto reductase: MRYKLFGKGGLKVSELCLGTMTFGEDWGWGASKEESKRIFDAYVNAGGTFVDTANGYTNGTSEKYVGEFIAQDRERFVLATKFTFGGKPDNPNGGGNHRKSMFQALNASLKRLNTDYVDIYWVHAWDQITPLEELMRGLDDMVRAGKVLYVGFSDAPAWVVARANAMAEERGWTIFTGLQIPYSLVERTPERELLPMAKHLDLTVMAWSPLGGGILSGKYNTGNAEKDARMKQNYARNPFALSERNLKVAEQVVEIAKEMNRTPSQIALNWLKQKRNALIVPILGTRRLAQMEDNLACLDFSLNEATMKRLDEVSDVDLGFPNSFLGREINKKMILGDYWDSLDNHRA; encoded by the coding sequence ATGAGGTACAAACTGTTCGGTAAGGGCGGGCTCAAAGTCTCCGAGCTCTGCCTGGGTACCATGACCTTCGGAGAGGATTGGGGATGGGGTGCCTCGAAGGAGGAGAGCAAAAGGATCTTCGATGCCTATGTCAACGCCGGAGGCACCTTCGTCGATACGGCCAATGGCTATACCAATGGAACCAGCGAAAAATACGTGGGAGAATTTATCGCCCAGGATCGGGAAAGGTTCGTTCTTGCCACGAAATTCACGTTCGGCGGCAAACCCGACAACCCAAACGGTGGAGGGAATCATAGGAAGAGCATGTTCCAGGCCCTCAACGCCAGCCTGAAGCGCCTCAACACCGATTACGTCGACATCTATTGGGTGCATGCGTGGGACCAGATCACTCCCCTTGAGGAGCTAATGAGGGGGCTGGACGATATGGTCCGAGCCGGAAAGGTGCTGTATGTCGGTTTCTCGGACGCCCCTGCCTGGGTCGTTGCCAGGGCGAACGCGATGGCCGAGGAAAGAGGATGGACGATCTTCACTGGATTGCAGATACCGTATAGCCTGGTGGAACGGACACCGGAGAGGGAGCTACTTCCGATGGCGAAGCACCTTGACCTGACCGTCATGGCATGGTCCCCCTTGGGTGGCGGGATCCTCAGCGGCAAATATAACACGGGAAACGCTGAAAAGGATGCCAGGATGAAACAGAACTATGCCCGGAATCCGTTTGCCCTGAGTGAGAGGAACCTGAAGGTGGCCGAGCAGGTGGTCGAGATAGCCAAGGAGATGAACAGGACACCCTCCCAGATAGCATTGAATTGGCTGAAGCAGAAGAGGAACGCTCTGATAGTGCCCATCCTCGGGACCAGAAGGCTGGCACAGATGGAGGACAACCTCGCCTGTCTCGATTTCTCTTTGAACGAGGCAACGATGAAGAGGCTGGACGAGGTAAGCGACGTCGATCTGGGATTCCCGAACAGCTTCCTCGGAAGGGAGATCAACAAAAAGATGATACTGGGAGATTATTGGGACAGTTTAGACAACCATCGTGCTTGA
- a CDS encoding GNAT family N-acetyltransferase yields MTCGSKIKTYLAFRVERAVDLMGFITSKAGPDDIEAIVDNILRMAKESEGKTLDRETVTSAMKRFLGEPGRGFYLLVRQEGHVVGQCMITSEFSDWRNGEYWWVQSVYVNIDHRRKGFLRALLEEIRVMAKGQGDVFGIRLYVDKDNLNAIEAYRRLGLPPSHYLMMDVPM; encoded by the coding sequence ATGACGTGCGGGTCAAAGATAAAGACCTACCTGGCCTTTCGGGTAGAAAGAGCGGTCGATCTCATGGGTTTCATTACATCGAAAGCAGGCCCCGACGATATCGAAGCGATCGTCGACAACATCCTGAGAATGGCGAAGGAATCGGAAGGGAAAACCTTGGATAGGGAGACGGTCACCAGCGCCATGAAGCGGTTCTTAGGCGAACCGGGCAGGGGCTTCTATCTGTTGGTCAGGCAGGAGGGCCATGTCGTTGGCCAATGCATGATAACATCCGAGTTCAGCGACTGGAGGAACGGGGAATATTGGTGGGTGCAGAGCGTCTATGTCAATATCGATCATCGGCGGAAGGGGTTTCTGCGCGCTCTGCTGGAAGAGATCAGGGTCATGGCAAAGGGACAGGGCGATGTATTCGGTATCAGGCTCTATGTGGACAAGGACAACCTCAACGCCATCGAGGCCTATCGCCGCCTGGGATTGCCGCCCTCCCACTATCTGATGATGGATGTCCCGATGTGA